The following are from one region of the Salicibibacter kimchii genome:
- a CDS encoding phage holin, LLH family yields the protein MEFIMEFVEGFGLIEGVVTAFLAFLGFIGGKLKPFLEETLKSVKKESDSYIISTLAEQGVRLINERFKGESGYEKFEHVTAWLAERAREREIPIKEDEIRGAIQEGYDLSIGKEKKKTEQSQ from the coding sequence ATGGAATTTATCATGGAATTTGTAGAAGGTTTTGGACTGATTGAAGGTGTTGTAACTGCATTTTTGGCGTTTTTAGGGTTCATCGGCGGCAAGCTAAAGCCATTTCTTGAAGAAACGTTGAAATCGGTCAAAAAAGAAAGCGATTCTTATATTATATCGACCTTAGCAGAGCAGGGTGTACGATTAATAAATGAACGTTTTAAGGGCGAAAGTGGGTATGAAAAATTTGAGCACGTAACAGCATGGCTCGCAGAACGAGCAAGAGAGCGCGAAATCCCCATCAAAGAAGATGAAATACGGGGAGCGATTCAAGAGGGGTACGATCTTAGCATCGGTAAAGAGAAGAAGAAAACCGAGCAATCGCAATAG
- a CDS encoding N-acetylmuramoyl-L-alanine amidase, translating into MGYRDLPQLVDVRGNMIRNGAYSKRSWSQITDIARHHSVSTGNDGRDISGWHANDNGWPSIGYHFVILEDGTIEWTNSVNRIGYHVGNNNTPLIGVCSIGNGSFTQAQEDSWEDLVKAIRETDGLDQISISDVKGHNEYPGHATNGCPGINMDTVRSRLRGGSGGSSSGPPKYGPNNESFASYHDDKWMVKKDSYLESQQLLNRVEDAGLDEDGILGQNTLNATRDFHDKYNISKRGANFYGVPGPATLKKLRELDNDDGSGDNPAPKSGEGIVDYLNRIGVDSSYNNRKSMAESHGITNYSGTASQNTKLLELVSGSGTRGKSSNPPANSGEGIVDYMNRIGMDSSYDNRKDLAENTYGISNYTGTASQNNDLLNELSG; encoded by the coding sequence ATGGGATATAGAGATTTACCACAGCTTGTTGATGTACGTGGAAATATGATTAGGAACGGGGCCTACAGCAAGAGATCGTGGTCACAAATTACGGATATCGCGCGTCATCATTCGGTATCGACTGGAAATGATGGACGTGATATTTCTGGGTGGCACGCTAATGATAACGGATGGCCCTCCATTGGATATCATTTTGTGATTTTAGAAGATGGAACAATTGAGTGGACGAACAGCGTCAATCGAATTGGCTACCATGTCGGAAACAATAACACGCCTTTGATCGGCGTTTGTTCCATCGGCAATGGCAGCTTCACTCAAGCACAAGAGGATTCATGGGAAGATTTAGTGAAGGCAATCCGAGAAACAGACGGATTAGATCAGATATCCATTAGTGATGTCAAAGGGCATAACGAGTATCCCGGACATGCTACTAATGGATGTCCGGGAATCAATATGGACACTGTAAGATCACGTCTTCGAGGCGGCTCTGGTGGATCATCAAGCGGTCCTCCAAAGTATGGGCCAAACAATGAAAGTTTTGCTTCTTACCATGATGATAAGTGGATGGTCAAAAAAGATAGCTATTTAGAATCCCAGCAGCTTTTAAATAGAGTGGAAGATGCTGGGCTTGACGAAGATGGTATTTTAGGGCAAAACACATTGAATGCCACCCGTGATTTCCATGACAAATATAATATTTCTAAGCGTGGTGCTAACTTCTACGGCGTTCCGGGACCGGCCACTTTGAAGAAATTGAGAGAGCTTGACAATGACGATGGCAGTGGCGATAATCCTGCCCCGAAATCTGGTGAGGGTATAGTTGATTATTTAAACCGCATTGGTGTGGATAGCAGTTACAACAACCGCAAAAGCATGGCAGAAAGCCACGGTATAACTAATTACTCTGGAACTGCTTCTCAAAACACAAAATTGCTTGAGTTAGTCTCGGGTAGCGGCACTCGCGGTAAAAGCTCAAATCCACCTGCAAATAGTGGCGAAGGGATCGTGGATTATATGAACCGCATCGGAATGGATTCCAGCTACGATAATCGAAAGGATCTGGCTGAAAACACTTACGGAATATCGAATTATACCGGCACGGCAAGTCAGAATAATGACTTGTTGAATGAGTTGTCAGGGTGA
- a CDS encoding Panacea domain-containing protein — MAKDILAIASALDSLYNKINGFEKTDSDLSEMKMHKLLYFAQKYHYYHFGKWLFNEDFEGWIHGPVSKTYRNNKDDLSCDESISLEEEYTLRDVIFELGDYGAYELRDLSHEENAFRISRKELCSNERGYKIIKKEHIISDMNEDDDALIEYSEV; from the coding sequence ATGGCTAAGGATATTTTAGCTATCGCATCTGCTCTTGACAGTCTCTATAACAAAATAAACGGGTTTGAAAAAACAGACTCCGATTTATCTGAAATGAAAATGCACAAACTTCTATATTTCGCCCAAAAATACCATTATTATCATTTCGGTAAATGGTTATTTAATGAAGACTTCGAAGGGTGGATTCACGGTCCAGTTAGTAAGACCTACAGAAATAATAAAGATGATTTAAGTTGTGACGAATCCATTAGTTTAGAAGAAGAATACACCCTCCGCGATGTAATTTTCGAACTAGGAGATTACGGAGCTTATGAGCTTAGAGACCTTTCTCATGAAGAAAATGCATTCCGAATTTCCAGAAAAGAGTTATGCTCCAATGAACGAGGATATAAAATCATAAAAAAAGAACACATCATTTCGGATATGAATGAAGACGATGATGCACTAATAGAATACAGCGAGGTGTAA
- a CDS encoding YolD-like family protein, which produces MNENKLTPGSNMRWESMRMILPEHRERWLQHRESMKKVEKPVLDEQKWEEIERTINEAMEYGSLLEFTYWEDGFFYSIVGVCERVNVEQKQFHIIDGEDDIHYLKFDVVTNIHLV; this is translated from the coding sequence ATGAACGAAAACAAACTCACCCCCGGTAGCAATATGCGTTGGGAATCGATGCGGATGATACTACCCGAGCATCGGGAGAGGTGGCTACAACATCGGGAGAGCATGAAAAAGGTGGAGAAACCCGTTCTTGATGAGCAGAAATGGGAAGAGATTGAGCGCACGATCAATGAAGCGATGGAATACGGTTCGTTGCTCGAATTTACGTATTGGGAGGATGGGTTCTTTTATTCGATTGTAGGTGTTTGTGAGCGTGTGAATGTGGAGCAGAAGCAGTTTCACATTATTGATGGCGAGGACGATATACATTATTTGAAATTCGATGTTGTAACGAATATTCACCTCGTCTAA
- a CDS encoding recombinase family protein: MIGIYVRISTEDQRKGYSIDGQIHDCKEKAETNEVMEYIDDGISGAVLDRPALTRLREDIQQGLIEKVICYDPDRLSRKLVHQLIITEEIEKKASIEYVNGEFARTPEGMLFYQMRGAIAEFEKEKINERMSRGRVNKAKKGKVVKNSHILGYEYDKENGMYVIDEEEAKVVQMIFSLFVNPPSHIQGMNSIANYLNEMGIPTKKRVGMWHRNVVRQILINETYTGEYHQNKWNTEDMLGNKYRDAEDRISISVRPREEWITTEVPAIVDQETFNRAQQKLETIRRRSAKQGKRKYMLSGLCRCHKCGNTITGRYSKNWNKYRREYTCMKNSVGAKSKGCTPAMRIPSDRLESEVWAKVEAWLNDPSEISAASDDDFETPNHEEAEIARINEEIEKLRIARKRLLELFSADLDISTDEMRDQLNDNSKREKSLQAKLEELEQKNEDLQAHEANEALIEEAADYYFEKGGHLSFDEKQELLNKIVKEIIINGEDVHIYSF, from the coding sequence ATGATAGGGATATATGTAAGAATTTCAACAGAAGATCAGCGGAAGGGGTACAGCATAGACGGACAGATTCACGATTGCAAGGAGAAAGCCGAGACAAATGAAGTCATGGAATACATCGACGATGGCATAAGCGGCGCTGTATTGGATCGTCCTGCCCTCACACGGCTTAGGGAGGATATACAACAGGGATTGATTGAAAAAGTCATCTGCTACGATCCTGATAGGCTTTCACGCAAGCTAGTGCACCAGTTGATTATCACTGAAGAAATCGAAAAGAAAGCATCCATTGAGTACGTAAATGGCGAGTTTGCACGAACGCCCGAGGGCATGTTGTTTTACCAAATGAGAGGTGCAATAGCTGAATTCGAGAAGGAAAAGATCAATGAGCGCATGAGTCGTGGTCGCGTCAATAAAGCGAAAAAGGGAAAAGTCGTTAAGAACAGCCATATACTCGGATACGAATACGATAAAGAAAACGGCATGTATGTCATTGATGAAGAAGAAGCAAAAGTCGTGCAGATGATATTCAGCCTGTTTGTGAATCCGCCGTCGCACATACAAGGCATGAACTCAATCGCCAATTATCTAAACGAGATGGGCATACCAACAAAAAAACGTGTCGGGATGTGGCATCGAAACGTGGTTCGACAAATTCTTATCAATGAGACGTACACGGGTGAATATCACCAAAACAAATGGAACACGGAAGATATGCTCGGAAACAAGTATCGGGATGCCGAGGACCGCATATCTATTTCCGTTCGTCCGCGCGAAGAATGGATAACGACAGAGGTTCCCGCCATCGTCGATCAAGAAACGTTTAATCGCGCCCAACAAAAACTTGAAACGATCCGCCGCCGATCCGCCAAGCAAGGCAAACGAAAGTATATGCTAAGTGGATTGTGCCGTTGTCATAAATGCGGAAACACGATCACCGGACGTTATAGTAAAAACTGGAATAAATACAGACGGGAATATACCTGCATGAAGAACAGCGTAGGCGCAAAATCAAAAGGATGCACACCTGCTATGAGAATCCCCTCAGATCGCTTAGAATCGGAGGTGTGGGCGAAGGTCGAAGCGTGGCTGAATGATCCATCCGAGATAAGCGCCGCGTCTGATGACGATTTTGAAACGCCCAATCATGAAGAAGCAGAAATCGCACGTATTAATGAAGAAATTGAAAAACTTCGGATTGCTCGGAAACGTTTGCTCGAACTGTTCAGCGCCGATCTGGACATATCCACAGACGAGATGCGAGATCAATTAAACGACAATTCCAAGCGCGAAAAATCCTTGCAAGCAAAACTTGAAGAACTCGAACAAAAGAATGAAGACCTACAAGCGCATGAAGCAAACGAAGCGCTCATTGAGGAAGCGGCAGACTATTATTTTGAAAAGGGCGGGCATCTATCCTTTGATGAGAAGCAGGAACTTTTGAATAAGATCGTGAAGGAAATCATCATCAATGGTGAGGACGTACACATTTACAGTTTTTGA
- a CDS encoding HU family DNA-binding protein, giving the protein MNKTDLINSVAEHADLSKKEASKAVDSVFDNITDTLKKGDKVQLVGFGSFEVRERASRKGRNPQTGEEIEIPATKNPAFRPGKQLKDAVN; this is encoded by the coding sequence ATGAATAAGACAGATTTAATCAATTCTGTTGCAGAACATGCCGATCTTTCCAAAAAAGAAGCCTCTAAAGCCGTGGACTCGGTATTCGACAACATTACCGACACGTTGAAAAAAGGAGATAAAGTACAACTCGTCGGTTTTGGCAGTTTCGAAGTTCGCGAGCGAGCTTCCCGCAAAGGACGCAACCCGCAAACCGGGGAGGAAATTGAAATTCCGGCGACCAAAAATCCTGCTTTCCGTCCGGGCAAGCAGTTGAAAGACGCCGTCAACTAA
- the mnhG gene encoding monovalent cation/H(+) antiporter subunit G, whose protein sequence is MIEILISLFVLSGSLLSLIGSLGIIRLPDTYSRMHAATKSSTLGVILLILGTFTYFLAEGNFSLQLLITIIFVFLTAPVAAMIISRSAHRNGVELWSRTKHDELMESYPEHLEPERDNEKADKP, encoded by the coding sequence TTGATCGAGATTCTCATTAGTCTGTTTGTGCTCAGCGGCAGTTTGTTAAGTTTAATCGGGTCTTTAGGCATCATACGTCTGCCCGATACTTACAGTCGCATGCACGCGGCGACCAAAAGCTCGACGCTCGGCGTTATTTTGCTGATTTTAGGAACCTTTACGTACTTTTTAGCCGAAGGAAACTTTAGCCTGCAATTGTTGATCACCATTATCTTTGTGTTCCTCACCGCACCGGTTGCCGCGATGATTATTTCCCGTTCCGCCCACCGAAATGGGGTAGAGTTATGGAGCCGGACAAAACACGACGAATTAATGGAAAGTTACCCGGAACATCTCGAACCAGAACGAGATAACGAGAAAGCTGACAAACCATGA
- a CDS encoding Na(+)/H(+) antiporter subunit F1, with translation MFETVLLIGLVIFSFSLLLCLVRALKGPTLWDRIVALDSFGLNLIGFCGIIMIRQSTSAYAEVVLVLGILAFVSSVALAKFLERGVVIDRDSH, from the coding sequence GTGTTTGAAACGGTGCTGTTGATTGGATTGGTCATCTTTTCATTTTCTTTGTTGCTCTGTTTGGTACGCGCGTTGAAAGGTCCGACACTATGGGATCGCATTGTTGCACTTGACTCCTTTGGCTTAAACTTAATCGGTTTCTGTGGTATTATCATGATCCGGCAATCGACGTCTGCCTACGCTGAAGTTGTGTTGGTGTTAGGGATTTTGGCCTTTGTTAGCTCCGTAGCATTAGCGAAGTTTTTGGAAAGGGGTGTCGTCATTGATCGAGATTCTCATTAG
- a CDS encoding Na+/H+ antiporter subunit E produces MAFQILLNIAIAIFWMALQNEYTSVNFVIGYLVGIVVVFFLRRSLPQTFYMQRVWAIIKLIFLFIKELVVANIDMIRVIVSPRLNVTPGIVALRTSLKTDWEVTVLSMCITLTPGTMTMDYSEDGRTLYIHCIHVENTQEVIDDVRNNFERAIREVTK; encoded by the coding sequence ATGGCATTTCAAATTCTTTTAAATATCGCCATCGCCATCTTTTGGATGGCACTCCAAAATGAATACACGAGTGTCAATTTCGTGATTGGTTATCTAGTTGGAATCGTCGTTGTTTTTTTCCTGCGTCGATCCCTTCCGCAAACGTTTTATATGCAACGGGTATGGGCGATCATCAAATTAATTTTTCTATTTATTAAGGAGCTCGTCGTCGCGAATATCGACATGATACGAGTCATAGTGAGTCCGAGGTTGAATGTGACCCCCGGAATTGTCGCGCTCCGAACCTCTTTGAAAACCGACTGGGAAGTGACGGTTCTTTCCATGTGCATTACTCTTACGCCCGGAACGATGACGATGGATTACTCCGAAGATGGCCGCACCCTTTACATTCATTGCATTCATGTAGAGAATACACAGGAAGTGATTGATGATGTTCGCAATAACTTCGAGCGGGCCATTCGGGAGGTGACAAAATAG
- a CDS encoding Na+/H+ antiporter subunit D codes for MNSLVIVPVVLPAIIGAILIFFARFQKVQRVISAITMISLLIVSIWLAIEVYNNGIMTIALGDWEAPYGIPLVADMFATVMLLLSAIVGVCCLFFAFRTIHPSREKFYFYPFYFFLLVGVNGSFLTGDLFNLFVFFEVMLIASYILIVHGGSGYQLRESFKYVVINIFSSMFFLAGIAYLYAATGTLNIADLGVRVAELGQDGVLNVVAVVLLFVFAMKGALFPLYFWLPDSYTGPPAAIAALFGGLLTKVGIYAIIRMFTVVFNHDPTFTHNLILFVAGATMFFGVLGAVAQFNFKRILSYHIISQVGYMVMGLGIFTPLAVAGAIYYIVHHIIVKTALFLFAGISEKITGTNELKQMGGLLKTHPAFAWLFFITAISLAGIPPLSGFFSKFPLILSGMQEERYLITAVSLIVGLLTLYSMIKIFSYAFWGRQKHTEAQAKIKTGSLLVSIAPLVVLTIALGLFAEPIFSYSLEIAEELLEPSVYIESVLEE; via the coding sequence ATGAATAGTCTTGTTATCGTACCAGTTGTTTTACCGGCCATTATAGGCGCTATCCTTATCTTCTTTGCAAGGTTCCAAAAAGTGCAAAGGGTCATTAGTGCCATTACGATGATCAGCCTTCTGATCGTTTCCATATGGCTCGCCATTGAGGTCTACAATAATGGCATAATGACAATCGCTCTTGGGGATTGGGAGGCTCCCTACGGAATTCCTCTTGTTGCAGACATGTTCGCGACCGTAATGTTGCTCTTGTCAGCGATTGTAGGCGTTTGCTGTTTATTCTTTGCTTTTCGAACGATTCATCCGAGCAGGGAAAAATTTTATTTTTACCCTTTCTATTTCTTTTTGCTGGTAGGTGTGAATGGTTCGTTTCTTACCGGGGATTTATTCAACCTGTTCGTCTTCTTTGAAGTCATGTTGATTGCCTCTTATATTTTGATCGTACATGGGGGGAGCGGCTATCAACTAAGAGAATCATTTAAATATGTCGTGATCAATATTTTCAGTTCCATGTTCTTTTTGGCAGGGATTGCCTACCTGTACGCGGCGACCGGTACGTTGAACATTGCCGATTTAGGCGTGCGCGTGGCAGAATTGGGCCAAGATGGGGTGCTCAATGTTGTAGCAGTCGTCCTTCTCTTTGTTTTTGCCATGAAGGGCGCCCTTTTCCCTTTATATTTTTGGCTTCCGGATTCTTATACCGGCCCTCCTGCAGCGATTGCCGCGCTATTTGGCGGACTGCTGACGAAAGTTGGTATATATGCGATTATACGCATGTTCACGGTTGTCTTTAACCATGACCCAACGTTTACTCACAATCTCATCTTATTTGTTGCCGGTGCGACAATGTTCTTTGGGGTTTTGGGAGCTGTTGCCCAGTTCAACTTCAAACGGATTCTTTCCTATCACATCATCAGCCAGGTCGGATACATGGTGATGGGACTTGGGATTTTCACACCACTTGCTGTCGCCGGCGCGATTTACTACATCGTTCACCACATTATTGTAAAAACCGCGTTGTTCTTATTCGCCGGCATTTCGGAGAAAATCACCGGTACAAATGAGCTGAAACAGATGGGAGGGCTCTTGAAAACCCACCCGGCATTCGCTTGGCTGTTTTTTATCACAGCTATTTCACTGGCAGGGATTCCTCCGCTTTCCGGATTTTTCAGCAAGTTTCCGTTGATTTTATCCGGTATGCAAGAAGAACGCTATCTCATCACCGCTGTTTCCTTGATCGTTGGGCTGTTGACTTTATATTCCATGATCAAAATATTTTCTTATGCTTTTTGGGGAAGGCAAAAACATACGGAAGCCCAGGCGAAAATCAAAACCGGCAGCTTGCTTGTATCAATCGCTCCGCTCGTGGTGCTTACAATTGCATTAGGGCTTTTCGCCGAGCCGATCTTCAGCTATTCCCTTGAAATTGCTGAAGAACTTCTGGAACCTTCTGTTTACATTGAATCTGTGCTGGAGGAGTAA
- a CDS encoding Na(+)/H(+) antiporter subunit C, translating into MELLMSIVVGVFFMVGTYLLMTRSLIRIVIGVNILSHATHLLLLTMAGLKTGAPPLLNRGEEAFTDPLPQALILTAIVISFGVTAFTIVLAYRTYKVHRTDDLEQLRGSRE; encoded by the coding sequence ATGGAATTGCTCATGTCTATCGTCGTCGGTGTTTTTTTTATGGTAGGGACATATCTACTGATGACGAGAAGTTTGATTAGAATTGTGATTGGCGTTAACATTTTATCCCACGCGACACACTTGCTGTTATTGACAATGGCCGGGCTGAAAACAGGCGCTCCTCCGCTACTTAACCGTGGAGAAGAAGCGTTTACCGATCCGCTTCCGCAAGCGCTCATTCTCACCGCTATTGTGATCAGTTTTGGAGTGACCGCTTTTACCATTGTCCTCGCTTATCGAACGTACAAAGTACATCGAACGGATGATCTTGAACAGTTAAGGGGTTCCCGCGAATGA
- a CDS encoding Na(+)/H(+) antiporter subunit B has translation MMQWKTNNLLFIHVTRIASFLILSFSIYLFFAGHNDPGGGFIGGLMTAAAVLLLYLTFDKRKIDEMLPINYVNLIPTGLLIGFGAGFIGMIFGFPYLTQFFDYFTLPWIGEVELATAVLFDLGIYLGVAAVALTIILTIAGDEE, from the coding sequence ATGATGCAGTGGAAAACAAACAACCTTTTATTTATCCATGTCACCCGCATCGCTTCTTTTCTCATCCTTTCCTTCTCTATTTATCTGTTTTTCGCCGGACATAACGACCCCGGCGGAGGATTTATCGGTGGATTGATGACAGCAGCAGCCGTGCTCTTGCTATATTTGACATTTGATAAACGGAAAATCGATGAGATGCTCCCGATCAACTATGTGAACCTTATTCCAACCGGGCTTCTTATTGGATTTGGTGCTGGATTTATCGGCATGATATTTGGCTTTCCATATCTCACCCAGTTTTTTGATTATTTCACCCTTCCCTGGATTGGTGAAGTAGAACTGGCAACAGCGGTTTTATTTGATCTCGGTATTTACTTGGGGGTCGCCGCTGTCGCCCTTACCATCATATTAACGATCGCGGGGGATGAAGAATAA
- a CDS encoding Na+/H+ antiporter subunit A, protein MSLLHWAILIPFLFAIIVPILYKYIRPIHTGWFVLLVPSVLFIYFLPYLTPISNGDTFMESVPWVPSLGIQFSAYVDGWSLLFALLITGIGALVVLYSIFYLDKKYEALNNFYVYLLLFMGAMLGVVLSDNLIVLYVFWELTSLSSTLLISYWYYRDASINGAVKSLNITVLGGFAMLAGFALLYVMTGTFSIQEMIGQAGTVIDHPLFLPTIILILLGAFTKSAQFPFHIWLPDAMEAPTPVSAYLHSATMVKAGIYLVARFTPLFGGAAEWFWIIAGAGLLTTLWGSFSALRQKDLKGLLAYSTISQLGMVMCLLGLGSAALYFDEANELYTVAILAAVFHLFNHASFKGSLFMTAGIVDHETGTRDIRSLGGLMLVMPATATISLIGAASMAGLPPLNGFLSKEHFFMGLTNAAEYGIFNMETVGLIFPIIGWLASVFTFVYCCIFFFKTFAGRFDASRFPKKVHEAPVGMLISPAILGFIVVTVGLFPNLLSQSIIEPSMASILNGLPMDNEAFSVDIEHWHGFSLELWMTIGVVAFGSLIFAGMGRWSKWSIYNKDVDPFTPVYDATMTGTIKGSQLITNVQMTGRLRDYFAFIAVFFLIITSWTMVRFDAFALDLEAMGNVTIYEMLLIGLLLVSVLSLPFIQKRIAAVVVLGFVGFFIALLFVNFRAPDLALTQLLIETVLVVLFMLAFYHLPELRKETSKLTFKWTNAMISFGIGLMMTVIAFSAFTFGQGNGFDPISDYFIENSADLAGGYNMVNVVLVDFRGLDTILEVLVLAIAALGVIALIRLRMKEGDDV, encoded by the coding sequence ATGAGCTTGTTACACTGGGCGATCCTCATCCCCTTCCTATTTGCCATCATCGTACCGATACTCTATAAATACATACGCCCTATCCATACCGGATGGTTTGTGCTGCTCGTGCCGTCCGTTTTGTTTATTTATTTTTTGCCATACTTAACCCCGATCTCTAACGGGGACACATTTATGGAATCTGTTCCCTGGGTCCCATCTTTAGGTATCCAATTTTCAGCCTATGTCGATGGGTGGAGTTTATTGTTTGCCCTTCTGATCACAGGGATTGGCGCGCTTGTGGTTCTATACTCCATTTTTTACTTAGATAAAAAATATGAAGCACTGAACAATTTTTATGTCTATTTGCTTCTTTTTATGGGAGCGATGCTCGGGGTTGTCCTTTCCGATAACCTAATCGTGCTCTATGTATTTTGGGAATTGACGAGTCTTTCCTCTACGCTTTTGATCAGTTATTGGTATTATAGAGACGCTTCCATCAACGGGGCCGTCAAATCATTGAATATTACCGTGCTCGGCGGTTTTGCGATGCTTGCCGGCTTTGCATTGCTATACGTAATGACGGGAACTTTCAGCATCCAGGAAATGATTGGACAAGCCGGAACTGTCATTGATCACCCGTTGTTTTTACCGACGATTATTCTAATCTTGTTGGGGGCTTTTACAAAATCGGCACAATTTCCTTTCCACATTTGGCTCCCTGACGCCATGGAAGCGCCTACTCCGGTTAGTGCCTATTTGCACTCCGCCACCATGGTTAAAGCCGGGATTTATCTTGTTGCCCGTTTCACGCCATTGTTCGGAGGCGCTGCGGAATGGTTTTGGATCATTGCCGGCGCCGGTTTGCTTACAACACTGTGGGGATCGTTTTCTGCTCTTCGCCAGAAAGATCTTAAAGGGCTGCTCGCCTACTCTACCATCAGCCAGCTTGGGATGGTCATGTGTTTGCTCGGCCTCGGTTCCGCCGCGTTGTATTTCGATGAAGCGAACGAATTGTACACCGTTGCAATCTTGGCTGCCGTCTTTCACCTTTTTAACCACGCCAGCTTTAAAGGCAGCCTCTTTATGACCGCCGGGATCGTCGATCATGAAACAGGCACCCGGGATATTCGCTCGCTGGGAGGATTAATGTTGGTGATGCCGGCAACCGCCACGATCTCTTTAATCGGTGCGGCATCGATGGCCGGGCTGCCTCCTCTTAACGGCTTTCTCAGTAAAGAGCACTTTTTCATGGGATTAACGAACGCGGCCGAATATGGCATCTTCAATATGGAGACCGTCGGCTTGATTTTCCCGATCATCGGGTGGCTTGCCAGTGTGTTTACATTCGTCTATTGCTGCATCTTTTTCTTTAAAACGTTTGCCGGGCGTTTCGATGCCAGCCGCTTTCCCAAGAAGGTACACGAAGCACCTGTCGGAATGTTAATCAGCCCGGCGATTCTCGGCTTCATTGTTGTTACGGTCGGCTTATTCCCGAATCTTCTGTCCCAATCGATCATTGAACCGTCGATGGCGTCGATTTTAAACGGGTTGCCGATGGACAACGAGGCTTTTTCCGTGGACATTGAACATTGGCACGGGTTTAGTCTTGAACTGTGGATGACCATTGGCGTTGTCGCCTTCGGAAGTTTGATTTTTGCAGGGATGGGACGATGGAGCAAATGGTCGATCTATAACAAAGATGTCGATCCGTTTACCCCTGTCTACGACGCGACCATGACCGGGACCATTAAAGGTTCGCAACTGATCACAAACGTACAAATGACAGGCAGATTGCGTGATTACTTCGCTTTCATCGCTGTCTTTTTCCTGATCATTACAAGTTGGACGATGGTCCGTTTTGATGCTTTTGCCCTTGATCTTGAAGCCATGGGGAACGTCACCATCTACGAAATGCTACTCATTGGACTGTTGCTCGTTTCGGTGCTATCGTTGCCTTTCATTCAAAAACGGATCGCGGCTGTCGTCGTCCTTGGTTTCGTCGGATTTTTTATCGCGCTCTTGTTCGTAAACTTCAGGGCGCCGGATCTTGCCCTCACCCAACTTTTGATTGAGACCGTTCTTGTCGTCCTTTTCATGCTCGCCTTTTACCATTTGCCTGAGCTTAGAAAAGAAACATCAAAACTAACGTTCAAATGGACGAACGCGATGATCTCTTTTGGTATAGGGCTAATGATGACAGTGATCGCCTTTAGTGCCTTTACCTTCGGGCAGGGAAATGGGTTTGACCCGATTTCCGACTACTTCATTGAAAATTCCGCGGACCTGGCAGGCGGCTACAATATGGTCAATGTCGTTCTCGTTGATTTCCGTGGCCTTGATACGATATTAGAAGTACTTGTCTTAGCGATCGCCGCACTTGGCGTGATTGCCTTGATTCGCTTGCGCATGAAGGAGGGGGATGACGTATGA
- a CDS encoding sporulation histidine kinase inhibitor Sda, which produces MASFHDRIIIQLQTDGNNLSIIDLEESPRRWIRDFCGLAMRNLSDEMLIEAYERALHLNLNDDFIAIIQSEMERRSLTVTQSLG; this is translated from the coding sequence ATGGCTTCTTTTCATGATAGAATCATTATACAGCTTCAAACTGACGGGAACAATCTCAGCATCATCGATTTGGAGGAATCACCAAGGAGGTGGATCCGCGACTTTTGCGGGCTGGCTATGCGGAACCTTTCTGATGAAATGTTAATAGAAGCGTATGAAAGAGCTTTACATCTAAATTTGAATGATGATTTCATTGCCATTATTCAATCAGAAATGGAACGACGATCCTTAACGGTTACACAGTCACTGGGCTAA